The window AGTGTGCTTGTCAATCTTAGAAGAATATATACACATTCTTttcaatatgtatatattttttgtcatttaaataaagttAGCGTTTGGAATATTGTTGCCAAAAATGTGGCTACTCACATGGTCCACGGTGAGCTACCACGTTGCTGGCCCTTGGGTTAGTTAGCTGGTAGTTTGGTTGGTCAGTCATTTAGTCAGCTAGTAGTAGTGAGTCAGACtcatattacattattatttggtCACTCAGTTAGTTACTTAGTCGGCTAGACCATTAGTTAGCTTGTGAGTTAGCCACACTCAGTCTGTCTGTTAGTTTAACTAGTCAGTCAGCGTGTAGGTGGGTAATAGTCAGACAATTTAGCTAGGTAGTAGGTCGTTTGGCCAGTCATTTAGTCAAATTGTACATCGGTTGGTCATTAAGTCAGTCTGCTAGTTTGTCAGTGAGTCAGTCAGTTACTCCCTAAGTTAGCTGCACGGTCTTGTCGGCAGAGGATGGTGTTGAAATGTCACTATAAAACACTACAGTGTTGCTAGCGCCCCCTGGAAAATGCCTCCTGGTTTGTCTTAAAGCCGCCATTAGCCTTTAAATACTTAATGGTGTTCGGTTTGTATGCACACACTCATATGTATGATCATGATGTATATATTGAGAAGAGCAAAGAGATCTGGACTTAGTTTGTCCAAATCTCTGGTCCAAATCGCCCGCTGAGATTAAAGAGCAAACCACAATCTTCTGACAGATGGAACGTTAATTTACTTCGCCATTAGCAAACTGGCTGGCCGCTATAAAGCtgcctacacccccccccccccaaccttcCTCTtccataacccccccccaatcAGCCACCTTTCCTATCCGCCCCCTAAACGCCACTAAATCACAGTCCTCACTTGCGAGGAACCTGCAGCCACTTATCGGCCTCGTTTGCTAACGAGAAGTGCCCGTTGCGCTCATGCCCCCGCTGGGAATATTCAAATGTGAAATGAGACGGTGGATCTTGGAATATTCATATGacgtgggggggaaaaaaaaccctcacgaGCTGGCTTTCTTCTCGCGCTCAAAGTCCTTCATCACACGCCATCCAGTCCCGCATTGATCTgaacaccaaaaaaagaaacacatgaAAACCATCGTATACCTTCGTACCTTTTTTTCATGGCAAAGCCTCAAACTGATCATCTGTGATGCCTTACTTCGCCCACATGCGATCACCAAAACTCGAGATTCTCACAATTTTGCCTTAGTATACCTTCTTCCATTCGGGGATTATTTTTGACGACTTCCCTAGTAGGAATTTGTGTAACCAACTGACTGAATAAACCCACCTACAGACTGACAGAGTACCTGACCGGCCTACTAATAAGTAAATGGCTGACTGACTAACTGATCAATCTGCTAGTTTACAAGATGGCTGACTGACCACCTCTAACTGACCAAGTAACTAATCATTAAACTGACTGCGAGAACTGAGACTGACTAATGAACCAACCAACTCAGACTAGCTGACTGACTGATCGACTAATTTATAAACTGTGTGACTAACAGACTGACTAACTAACCTACTGACTGACTGCCGAACAATCTAATTAACTGACCAACCTATAATAAGTGCTTTAAtagctaaataaataaccaactaAGTAACAAACTGACTAGCAACTCATAATTGAGCATTGCCCATCTTGTCGAGTATACCGGCTTCCGTTTGGGGTACAGTTGGTTCGGGAGGACTTTGTCAAAGTGCGAGCCCTTGAATTTGTTATGATCATTGAGATTGGTGTCAAGTGTTGATTTCTTTCAACTTAAAGGTCTCAAGATCCCATCCCCaacattgaacaggaagtcagccattttggtttgaagcaaacattttGTCCAGGGCACGTCCTTTGACAAACTCCAGCTGTAGGGTTAGTTCAAGGTCTCCATGAAAAAAAGAGACGCGAGGATATTCTCGAAGGCTGTACTGGATGTcggcttttgtgtttttgtctttggtgTCACTCAGCCGTGACGTCTTACGACAAAAGCGCGCGTTAGCCTAGCTGGAGCGCGCGCGCGCGAGACGTGGCAAAGTGGTTTTGTCAGCAACGCGCCGCGGGGACGTCATCGCGGACAGCTCGGAGACCGCCATGACAGGGGGGTGTCACTCTGACGGGATTTCACAGCTCAAATCCCactgacaaataaaaacaaaacaaaaatacgaTTGGTCTTTGCTCAAGAAGAAGAGAGTGTCGCCGTGTTTATTAGCGTTTATGAAACACGCTTCTAAAAATATCTCCAGTCATGCCAGAAAGGAAAAAGACTCTTGATCATCCACGTCACGTCGACTTTCATTCCCGTTTGTGCGCttcctattttcatttttcttttctccgCCCTTTTCTCGCGTTTGTTTTAATCTCCGTGGAGCTTTTCCAGTCGAGTGGAGTCGGAACAAATTGTTTGACTgagcaacatgacatttttagacaCACAGATCGAGAGTAGATCCACTAAAAAGTCTCTAGAAGTCAAACCTGAAAAGACAgtaagtccgccattttggcgGACATTTTAAGCACACTTTGGCCACATTTACTTCATCTTGGATgagtagtttttgttgtttttttgttcatcccTGGAAGCCAGTTTTTCTCATCAACATGAGATTTGTCAGTCATAAGAAGACCCAGAAACATTTACATGCAACAACTGTTGACAAACCGTATGTAAGTATTTTATTTCTTGTCGCAGGTCTGCGTCACGGCCGCGGCCAGCTGACTTTCAGCGACGGGACGTGCTACACGGGCCAGTTTGAGAACGGACTCTTCAACGGCTGCGGCGTGCTGGTCTTCGCCGACGGCTCCAGGTCTGGCCTTTGATGCCTCCTGCCTGTCGTGagaaaaaaacgattttggaCTTCGGCCGTTGAATGTCAAACGTTTTCTGTTGCCGTTAAGGTATGAAGGAGAATTTGTGCAGGGGAAGTTCCAGGGCGCCGGCGTCTTCACGCGCTTTGATGGGATGACATTCGAGGGTGACTTTAGGAGCGGATGTGTGAAAGGTTCCGGTAAGAcgagcccctttcacactgctcTTTTCCATGTGTCACTGTTGTGCGAATGGTTGAAGTTGAGCAAAAGGTTTCAGAGGGAGTAACAGGATCCGCATTAACACTGGCCATTTTAGCTGGCTTTTTCCTCGCTCGCTATCCTGTGTTTAAGGTACAAAAATGGGGGTTCAAGTCAGCCTGCAAACTTTGCACTTTCCAAGGTACGAATACTTCTTGACCCTTTTACACGGGCCATCGAAGTTGGCTTTTTCCCAGCTTGCTGTCCTGTGTGTAACGGACCATAATGTCGACTGCTGCTGAACGCCTAAAAGGAACGAGAATATTTTGTCAAACACTCAATaggcgtgtgtgtttttttttttttttttaggagtggCCAAATGTGGAGTCCTAAATGTTGTCATGGAGTTAAACATTAACGCAGCGTTTGGCTAACATTTAACAGAAAGGCGACGCCGCTGACTCAAGTCCAAGGCATTCCTCGCTGTGATGCGGTCCTCATCAATCATCAGCTTGAAAtccaaaactaaaatatttaaatacataaaaaaagagacattttgaACCGGATTTGATCCAGATTGCAATGTAAACCTAACATGTCAGTTAACttgatatttggttttgtacttttgatacaatTTATTATGGTTGTTGAACAATTTTTTGTGGTGTTGTAGAATATTTGTATGCTGCATTTTGTTCTCTTGGGTCAGAACTTGAAAAACTTTGGAATCTGAATTCAGTTGGACCTCCATTTAGTTAAAATCCTTCATGATAGTTTTGCATTTATAATATTGCTCTTATTGTTTTAGTTTGACGGatgaaagtgatttaaaaattgGTTTCAAAGTAGTGCGAACCACTGTTTATCTCCCGGGGGTTACGTTCGAGACCCACGcaaaatagatgaaaaaagtaaaagcaattcaaaaatgacttacagcaacaacaaaagaacaatAAACCGCAATATAGCAAAAATGAATACTGTACAGCTTGCTGAATGAAAGCGGTTTTAAAATGTGCGTGCGCACATCACAGGATTGTTGACGTTCGTggacggcggcggtggcggccaCGAGGGCGTCTTTGAGAGCAGCCAATTGACGCGGCGGGAGAGCAGCCCGATGGCGGTCCAGAGGGCTCAGGCGGCCGCCGCCAAGGCCCGCGCC of the Vanacampus margaritifer isolate UIUO_Vmar chromosome 7, RoL_Vmar_1.0, whole genome shotgun sequence genome contains:
- the LOC144054661 gene encoding uncharacterized protein LOC144054661, which produces MTLTRGSFTYSSGEEYHGEWREGLRHGRGQLTFSDGTCYTGQFENGLFNGCGVLVFADGSRYEGEFVQGKFQGAGVFTRFDGMTFEGDFRSGCVKGSGLLTFVDGGGGGHEGVFESSQLTRRESSPMAVQRAQAAAAKARALAM